The region ATGTTCCACAATGAGATGGACTCCTGTAATTGCTTTATCGACATTCAAGCAGGTGCTGGCGGGACCGAAGCCTGTGACTGGGCAAGCATGCTGTATCGCCAATACTTAAAGTATTGCGAGCGCAAAGGTTACAAAACTGAAATCCTTGAAGAGTCTGATGGTGACGTTGCTGGCATTAAGAGTGCCACGATTAAAGTCGATGGTGAATATGCATACGGTCATCTGCGCTCAGAAACTGGAGTACATCGCTTGGTACGTAAATCTCCATTTGATTCCTCAAATGGTCGCCACACTTCATTTGCATCTATCTATGTTTATCCAGAGATTGATGACTCTATTGAGATTGACGTTAATCCAGCTGATATCCGCACTGATACGTACCGTGCGTCTGGTGCCGGTGGACAGCATATTAATAAAACCGACTCAGCCGTTCGTTTAACCCACCTTCCAACCGGAATCGTGGTGCAGTGTCAAAACGACCGTAGTCAACACCGCAACCGCGCAGAAGCGATGACTATGCTTAAGTCACGCCTCTATGAACATGAGATGCAAAAGCGTCGCGCTGAGCAAGATAAGTTAGAGGCCAGTAAGACCGATGTAGGCTGGGGTCATCAGATTCGCTCTTACGTCTTAGATCAAAGCCGTATTAAAGATTTACGTACTAACGTTGAGATTTCAAATACCCAGAAAGTATTGGATGGTGATCTTGACGCCTTTATTGAAGCCAGCCTGAAACAAGGCGTTTGATTACCTCATTACCGCAATAGCACTACTAGTTAAAAAATATGAACGATAAAACGAATCCAGCCCCAGCTACCGAAGTAGTTGATGAAAATCACATCATTGCAGAGCGTCGTGAAAAACTCGCTAAGCTTCGTGAGAATGGCATCGCCTTTCCAAATGATTTTGTACCAACCCATTTGGCCGTTGATTTACACGCGCACTATGACAGCCTCACTAAAGAAGAGCTTGCTGCCAAGAAAATTCACGTCAAAGTAGCCGGCCGCATGGTGCTTAAGCGCGTCATGGGTAAAGCCAGCTTTGCAACGATTCAAGATCGCAGCGGACAAATCCAGTTTTATATTAATGATGAAATTAGCGGCGCTGATACCCACGGGGCTTTTAAGCACTGGGATATGGGTGATTTTATTTCGGCTGAAGGCAATCTCTTTAAGACCAATAAAGGTGAATTATCAGTAGAGTGCAGCAATTTACGCCTGCTCAGCAAGTCCTTGCGCCCATTGCCAGATAAGTTCCACGGCCTCTCAGACCTAGAGACTAAGTATCGCCAGCGCTATGTGGATTTAATTGTGAATCCAGAAAGTCGCAATACTTTTAAAGCACGTAGTAATGCGATCGCTTCATTGCGTCGCCATATGCTTGATGCTGACTTCATGGAAGTCGAAACGCCAATGCTCCACCCTATTCCTGGTGGCGCCACTGCAAAACCATTTATCACGCACCACAATGCGCTCGACATGCAAATGTTCTTGCGTATCGCTCCTGAGCTCTACTTAAAGCGCTTGGTAGTTGGTGGCTTTGAACGTGTCTTTGAAATTAACCGCAACTTCCGTAACGAAGGTGTGAGCCCGCGCCACAATCCAGAATTTACGATGATGGAATTCTACGCAGCCTATACCGATTACCGTTGGCTCATGGATTTCACTGAAGGCCTCATTCGTGCAGCCGCAGTCGATGCCCAAGGCACTGCAGTTCTAACTCACCAAGGTCGTGAATTGGATCTCAGTAAACCATTCCAACGCTTGACGATTAATGAAGCCATCCTCAAGTACTGCGCTCAATCTGGTAAGAGCTATGAAGCTATCCAGTTAGATGATGCAGACTTCATTCGCGCAGAATTGAAAAAAGGTGGTGAGAATCCAGATTCCCCCACCCTCAAGAATGCGGGTATTGGCGCTTTGCAATTGGCCTTGTTTGAGCTGGTCGCAGAATCGCATCTATGGGAACCAACCTACATCATTGATTACCCAATTGAAGTAAGCCCGCTGGCTCGTGAATCTGATACACGCCCAGGTATTACAGAGCGTTTTGAGCTATTTATTACTGGTCGCGAAATTGCTAATGGTTTCTCCGAGTTAAATGATGCAGAAGATCAAGCCAATCGTTTCCGCAAGCAAGTAGAGCAAAAAGAAGCGGGTGATGAGGAGGCTATGTATTTTGATCATGACTTCATTCGCGCCCTAGAATACGGTATGCCTCCGACGGGTGGTTGCGGTATTGGTATCGACCGCTTGGTCATGCTTCTCACTGATGCACCAAATATTCGTGACGTCATTCTCTTCCCACATTTGCGTCGCGAAGAAGAATAACTCTTGCTCATGGCATACCTTAGTAATTTTTTATAAACAGCGGAAAACGCCGTATTAGATAGTATTGAGCATAAAGAAAAACCACCCGTAGGTGGTTTTAATAACGCCTTTAGCAAGTATCCGCATGAGTGTAGGCCTCGCTTACCAATGGCTACCAATACTTAAATCGTTTCTCTGCATCTACATCCCCTCCCAAGGCCCTCATACTCATCTTGCAATGAGGACAAGTAAGGCCATCCCATTCCAAAAGATGGGCACTAACATGGCAGCTAGTACATACTGGCAGCACACTGATTTCAGTATTTCTACTCCCGGGATGAGCTACCGTATAAGCTTCAATCGTTGAGCATGATTTACAAACCATCGTCACTCTAGATGAGTGAAGACCAACTTCTCTCCCTATCCCGCTAATACACTCAAACTGACAGGATCGACATACAAATTTATATCTAGCCATAGCTCTGTCCCGCTAACTCTTTTTAGTTTGAATAGCCAACCGTTTTATATGAGCATCCTGTATGAGCAATTGCCTTTCTTGATTAGCCACTCCAATTGTGATTTTTCTAGCGATCAGATCTGCATAAACACCATCAATTTTTTTAAAGAAATCCTGATAGACGGAGAGTAGTTCAGGGCTGAGACCTTCTACAGCAATTGGACGGCACGTATTTGCTTCAGCCAAGTAATTGGTTAGAGCAACCGCCTGCTGATTCGTTAATTTATCGGACGAACTAAAAAGTGCTTTAGCATGAGGATTATTTCTTGTAATGGCAAGGATTTGAGCGTCCACCAACAATGCATCTGAACTTTGATTTGTTCTCACAATACATTCATTGAGCCGCTTTGCTACAGCCACCGAATGAACTGGAGTGGTTGCCGCCATTGGTTTTTGGATTGCATTAGGAGACGCCACGTTTCCCGCACACCCACTTAGAAGGGTGATCCCCATCAAGCTAAATTTATAAATATTTTTCATTAAATAACCTCTTTAAACTATTGGTAGACAAAATCAGCGCGGCGATTTTCTTGGAATGCCGCATCTGTCTGGGCTGGATTAGCTGGTTTTTCTTTTCCAAAGCTCACCGACTCCAATTGAGACTCGCTAACGCCCTGTACAAGCAAAGCTTTCTTAACCGCCTCAGATCGCTTTTGACCGAGAGCCAAGTTGTACTCAGCAGTTCCGCGATCATCGGTGTTGCCTTGAATAATGATCGACGCCTTTTGCTTTTGAAATGATTTTAAGTAAGAGGCATGTGCTGAGACCGTTGAAGCATATTTTGGGTCGATGGTATAGCTATCAAAATCAAAATAGATTGAACGCTTATTGTAAACACTAGACCTAGGGTCACTTATTGGATCGTAAGTCATAGAACTTCCACCATTTACAGAGGCGACTCCATTGGTGTCGTCTAACTTAACGCTACTACACGCAGACATAAATAAAACCAATATTGCCAAAGGC is a window of Polynucleobacter asymbioticus QLW-P1DMWA-1 DNA encoding:
- the prfB gene encoding peptide chain release factor 2 (programmed frameshift) is translated as MEAEQLNIISNTLSDLLTREQALRGYLDFDVKSRRLTEVNSILEDPTIWDDQKKAQALGKEKKLLDGVVATLTDLNTNITGAIELFDMAKEESDFETIAAIEQDVQSYSKLIGDLEFRRMFHNEMDSCNCFIDIQAGAGGTEACDWASMLYRQYLKYCERKGYKTEILEESDGDVAGIKSATIKVDGEYAYGHLRSETGVHRLVRKSPFDSSNGRHTSFASIYVYPEIDDSIEIDVNPADIRTDTYRASGAGGQHINKTDSAVRLTHLPTGIVVQCQNDRSQHRNRAEAMTMLKSRLYEHEMQKRRAEQDKLEASKTDVGWGHQIRSYVLDQSRIKDLRTNVEISNTQKVLDGDLDAFIEASLKQGV
- the lysS gene encoding lysine--tRNA ligase, encoding MNDKTNPAPATEVVDENHIIAERREKLAKLRENGIAFPNDFVPTHLAVDLHAHYDSLTKEELAAKKIHVKVAGRMVLKRVMGKASFATIQDRSGQIQFYINDEISGADTHGAFKHWDMGDFISAEGNLFKTNKGELSVECSNLRLLSKSLRPLPDKFHGLSDLETKYRQRYVDLIVNPESRNTFKARSNAIASLRRHMLDADFMEVETPMLHPIPGGATAKPFITHHNALDMQMFLRIAPELYLKRLVVGGFERVFEINRNFRNEGVSPRHNPEFTMMEFYAAYTDYRWLMDFTEGLIRAAAVDAQGTAVLTHQGRELDLSKPFQRLTINEAILKYCAQSGKSYEAIQLDDADFIRAELKKGGENPDSPTLKNAGIGALQLALFELVAESHLWEPTYIIDYPIEVSPLARESDTRPGITERFELFITGREIANGFSELNDAEDQANRFRKQVEQKEAGDEEAMYFDHDFIRALEYGMPPTGGCGIGIDRLVMLLTDAPNIRDVILFPHLRREEE
- the pal gene encoding peptidoglycan-associated lipoprotein Pal produces the protein MFKFVKVLPLAILVLFMSACSSVKLDDTNGVASVNGGSSMTYDPISDPRSSVYNKRSIYFDFDSYTIDPKYASTVSAHASYLKSFQKQKASIIIQGNTDDRGTAEYNLALGQKRSEAVKKALLVQGVSESQLESVSFGKEKPANPAQTDAAFQENRRADFVYQ